A genome region from Rhizobium sp. NXC14 includes the following:
- a CDS encoding thioesterase family protein, with product MSVDDRPLASFRVSMRDIDIYGHVHNSVYLDYCEDAVVEFLRHREILSHFRHTTSGVAYHVKKAEITFHSPIDVDDVVEAKVKVEKIGRSSLSFTIELFRQRDGAHCASGGLVWVCVGLSDSRPTPIPEATRAALSQG from the coding sequence ATGAGCGTTGACGACAGGCCTTTAGCATCGTTCCGGGTCTCGATGCGAGACATCGACATCTATGGTCATGTCCACAATTCGGTTTACCTCGATTATTGCGAGGATGCGGTCGTCGAGTTCCTGCGCCACCGCGAGATCCTCAGCCACTTCCGCCACACCACCTCAGGCGTTGCCTATCACGTCAAGAAGGCGGAGATCACCTTTCACAGCCCGATCGACGTCGACGATGTCGTGGAGGCGAAGGTCAAGGTCGAGAAGATCGGCAGGTCGAGCCTCTCCTTTACGATCGAGCTCTTTCGCCAGCGCGATGGCGCCCATTGCGCATCGGGCGGGCTCGTCTGGGTCTGCGTCGGCCTTTCCGACAGCCGCCCTACGCCGATCCCCGAGGCGACCAGAGCCGCCTTGTCGCAGGGCTGA
- a CDS encoding LysR family transcriptional regulator produces MNFSALDLNLLRVFDAMMAELSTVRAGERVGLSQPAVSSALGRLRTLLDDELFVREGNQMMPTARALELREPIRQALAGMEEALATNAAFDPATSSRSFMLVGSDYFSSLLMPPLAARLAKAAPSIILQMIDHASSEVFEMLRDGRADIVIDRSLEPPEWIVSRKLFQSWLVCVAKQGHPLLASHGICPGDAIPADVFCAVPHVLRSADGSRTGTIDPALARLGLARRVMVTVPHFHAVALAVEASEMLGSIPVHFARMLTGRLMLDVFMPPMDSPKMDVTMYWLRRFDRDPGSVWLRDQIAGALAAPEPP; encoded by the coding sequence GTGAATTTCTCAGCCCTCGATCTCAATCTGTTGCGTGTATTCGACGCCATGATGGCGGAGCTCTCGACCGTGCGAGCCGGCGAGCGTGTCGGCTTGTCGCAGCCGGCCGTGAGTTCGGCGTTGGGAAGACTGCGCACGCTCCTGGACGACGAATTGTTCGTCCGGGAAGGCAATCAGATGATGCCGACCGCCCGGGCGCTCGAGCTGCGTGAACCGATAAGGCAAGCCCTGGCCGGCATGGAAGAGGCATTGGCGACGAACGCTGCCTTCGACCCCGCTACCTCGAGCCGATCCTTCATGCTGGTCGGATCGGACTACTTCTCCTCGCTGTTGATGCCGCCTCTCGCTGCGCGCCTGGCCAAAGCGGCGCCCTCTATCATCCTGCAGATGATCGATCATGCATCATCGGAAGTCTTCGAGATGCTGCGTGACGGCCGGGCTGATATCGTTATCGATCGGTCGCTCGAACCGCCTGAATGGATTGTAAGCCGTAAGCTTTTTCAATCATGGCTGGTATGCGTCGCCAAGCAAGGACATCCGCTCCTTGCCAGCCATGGCATTTGTCCAGGAGACGCCATACCGGCGGACGTCTTCTGCGCTGTTCCCCACGTCCTGCGCTCGGCCGATGGCAGCAGGACGGGGACGATCGATCCCGCCCTTGCACGCCTGGGTCTCGCCAGGCGTGTCATGGTCACGGTGCCGCATTTCCACGCGGTCGCTCTTGCTGTTGAAGCGAGCGAAATGCTGGGGAGCATTCCGGTTCATTTCGCGCGCATGTTGACCGGCCGGCTGATGCTCGACGTGTTCATGCCCCCAATGGATTCGCCGAAAATGGACGTGACCATGTATTGGCTTCGTCGTTTCGATCGCGATCCGGGGAGTGTCTGGCTTCGGGATCAGATTGCGGGCGCCCTCGCCGCACCGGAGCCGCCTTGA
- a CDS encoding YihY/virulence factor BrkB family protein: MVDALHLKRYPLATAMVAATVGAIVFMQARQRSSLAPPAAVAWSGDDHGRSAATPEAIPMSGLRDVFWRVFHEVLDDRVTLIAAGVTFYLLLALFPALAALVSLYGLVADPITISEHLRELAVLLPPGAFDLLADQIKALVENRESTLGITFFVGLGIALWSTHSGTLAIFDAMNVAYEEREKRSLVRLNLIGLCFTLCAMVFAVVMVALVGVMPVVLSYLWLDQFQEQMALLLRWPLLLFVAAVAVTLVYRFGPSREPARIRWMTWGAGLTALAWAAMSLGFSFYLEHFANYNATYGTLGALIGFLIWIWLSVVILIVGAELNAELEHQTARDTTTGHPLPMGARGAYVADTLGEIAS, encoded by the coding sequence ATGGTTGATGCGCTCCACCTCAAGAGATATCCCCTCGCCACGGCGATGGTCGCCGCCACCGTCGGGGCGATCGTGTTTATGCAGGCAAGGCAGCGCAGCTCGCTGGCGCCGCCGGCGGCAGTCGCCTGGTCCGGTGACGATCACGGGCGCAGCGCGGCGACACCCGAGGCCATTCCGATGAGCGGCCTTCGCGATGTGTTCTGGCGCGTCTTCCATGAGGTCCTCGACGACCGGGTCACCCTCATTGCGGCGGGCGTGACCTTCTATCTGCTCCTGGCACTGTTTCCGGCCTTGGCAGCCTTGGTCTCGCTTTATGGCCTGGTGGCGGATCCCATCACCATCTCCGAACATCTTCGCGAGCTCGCCGTGCTTCTGCCGCCCGGCGCATTCGATCTTCTTGCCGACCAGATCAAGGCGCTGGTCGAAAACCGCGAGAGCACGCTCGGCATTACCTTTTTCGTCGGTCTTGGCATTGCACTGTGGAGCACGCATAGCGGCACGCTGGCGATCTTCGACGCAATGAACGTCGCCTATGAGGAGAGGGAGAAGCGCAGCCTGGTGCGGCTGAATCTGATCGGGCTCTGCTTTACCCTCTGCGCGATGGTTTTTGCGGTCGTCATGGTGGCGCTCGTCGGCGTGATGCCTGTCGTGCTCTCCTATCTCTGGCTCGACCAGTTCCAGGAGCAGATGGCGCTTCTCTTGAGATGGCCGCTGCTTCTCTTCGTCGCCGCGGTGGCCGTGACCTTGGTCTACCGTTTCGGCCCGAGCCGCGAGCCCGCCAGGATCCGGTGGATGACATGGGGCGCGGGGCTGACTGCGCTCGCCTGGGCCGCCATGTCGCTTGGCTTCTCTTTCTATCTCGAGCATTTCGCCAATTACAACGCGACCTATGGCACCCTTGGCGCGTTGATCGGCTTTCTCATCTGGATCTGGCTTTCCGTAGTCATTCTCATTGTCGGCGCGGAGCTCAATGCCGAGCTGGAGCATCAGACGGCGCGGGACACGACGACGGGCCATCCGCTGCCGATGGGTGCGCGCGGCGCCTATGTCGCCGATACTCTGGGCGAGATCGCGAGCTGA
- a CDS encoding SDR family oxidoreductase produces the protein MKIVVIGGTGLIGSKTVERLRKTGHDVLAASPNSGVDTITGKGVVEALAGAQVVLDLANSPSFEDQAVLEFFQTSGRNLLKAGAAAGVKHHIALSIVGMERLQGSGYMRAKMVQEQLIKDSGIPYTIVHSTQFHEFMAGIAQSNTVGQAVHLSPAYLQPIASDDVADVMADVALSAPVNGMIEIGGPEKIRLTDIVMRLFKATNDPRQVMADPHARYFGVELDDTSLVAGPNARLGKIRFDDWLSQQPPQKKSA, from the coding sequence ATGAAGATCGTTGTTATCGGCGGGACCGGCCTCATCGGATCGAAGACCGTGGAAAGGTTGCGCAAGACGGGACACGACGTTTTGGCGGCCTCGCCGAATTCGGGCGTCGACACGATCACCGGCAAGGGCGTCGTCGAAGCGCTTGCCGGGGCGCAGGTGGTACTCGACCTCGCCAACTCGCCTTCATTCGAAGACCAGGCCGTGCTCGAATTCTTCCAGACCTCCGGCCGCAACCTGCTCAAGGCAGGGGCTGCAGCCGGCGTGAAGCACCACATCGCTCTGTCGATCGTCGGCATGGAGCGGCTGCAGGGCAGCGGGTATATGCGGGCCAAGATGGTGCAGGAACAGCTGATCAAGGACTCCGGCATTCCCTATACCATCGTGCACTCCACCCAGTTTCATGAATTTATGGCCGGCATCGCCCAGTCGAACACGGTCGGCCAGGCGGTGCATCTGTCGCCGGCCTATCTTCAGCCGATCGCCTCGGACGACGTCGCCGACGTCATGGCGGACGTGGCGCTCTCTGCACCCGTCAACGGCATGATCGAAATCGGCGGCCCCGAGAAGATTCGGCTGACCGATATCGTCATGCGCCTCTTCAAGGCGACGAACGATCCGCGCCAGGTGATGGCGGATCCGCACGCCCGCTATTTTGGCGTCGAACTCGACGACACGTCGCTGGTGGCTGGTCCTAATGCGCGGCTCGGCAAGATCCGTTTCGACGACTGGCTAAGCCAGCAGCCGCCCCAGAAGAAGAGCGCCTGA
- a CDS encoding AMP-binding protein — MPIHAELRRHATDRPDKPAVVIDGNSLSYGELYSRAGAIYRFIQALPRSNGRSFDLPGVEKLVAVSLGNHIGFAEYFIAATALANACAVIDPMMPEATIERIVERLAPDALVVDDAASPSAEIGRRLGIPVIVAGAEPFDLTAMGDDMPVDAEGIFLIGFTSGTTAEPKAYYRSREQWRRSLDRGRLVFELQDAPSTLCPGALAHGLALYALVEALDAGATFHSIGKWDAGAVARILSSEKIERLVAVPTHIAGIARAWSEPMESLREVLTAGAKLNLNEVQSMRRLFPKARIREYYGASEIGFMTVSTLVGGATDFPIDRVGRAYPGVEISIRDPEENDVGTDVPGTIFVNSDLIADGYLWGDDGQAFRVTPAGATVGDLGEIDANGMLRVIGRAGGMMISGGNNVYPAEVESALKTCRGVEDAVVFGRPDPYYGQSIVAVVSGEAMDAKMLAEHCAGRLARFKIPRQFYHIGAWPMTSSGKIARGQVEASVISGDGLVLRLSA, encoded by the coding sequence ATGCCGATCCACGCGGAGCTTCGTCGACACGCCACGGATAGACCTGACAAGCCGGCGGTCGTGATCGACGGCAACTCCTTAAGCTATGGCGAACTCTATAGCCGCGCCGGCGCGATCTACCGATTCATCCAGGCGCTTCCGCGCTCGAACGGCCGTTCATTCGATCTTCCCGGCGTCGAGAAGCTTGTAGCGGTCAGCCTCGGTAATCACATCGGTTTTGCAGAGTATTTTATCGCCGCCACCGCGCTGGCGAATGCCTGCGCGGTCATCGATCCGATGATGCCGGAGGCAACGATCGAGCGCATCGTCGAGCGCCTGGCGCCTGACGCGCTTGTCGTCGATGATGCTGCCAGCCCGAGCGCCGAAATCGGTCGCAGGCTCGGCATCCCTGTCATCGTCGCCGGAGCGGAACCCTTCGACCTCACGGCGATGGGGGACGATATGCCCGTCGATGCCGAGGGGATCTTCCTGATCGGTTTTACCTCGGGCACGACAGCCGAACCGAAGGCCTATTATCGCTCGCGCGAGCAATGGCGCCGGAGCCTCGACCGGGGACGCCTCGTGTTCGAACTCCAGGACGCGCCCTCGACCCTGTGCCCGGGAGCGCTGGCGCATGGGCTCGCGCTTTACGCACTCGTCGAAGCGCTCGATGCCGGAGCAACCTTCCACTCGATCGGGAAATGGGATGCCGGCGCGGTCGCGCGCATTCTCTCCTCAGAAAAGATAGAGCGGCTGGTTGCCGTGCCCACCCATATAGCGGGCATCGCCCGGGCATGGAGCGAGCCGATGGAATCCTTACGCGAGGTGCTGACCGCCGGCGCCAAGCTGAACCTCAACGAAGTCCAATCAATGCGCCGACTTTTTCCGAAGGCGCGCATCCGGGAATATTACGGCGCCTCCGAAATCGGTTTCATGACCGTTTCGACGCTCGTTGGCGGCGCGACCGATTTTCCGATCGACCGGGTCGGGCGAGCCTATCCCGGCGTCGAAATCTCCATTCGCGACCCGGAAGAAAACGATGTCGGCACCGATGTGCCGGGCACCATCTTCGTCAACAGCGACCTGATTGCCGACGGCTATCTCTGGGGCGACGACGGCCAGGCGTTCCGGGTCACCCCGGCGGGCGCGACTGTCGGCGATCTCGGCGAGATCGATGCAAACGGCATGCTGCGGGTGATCGGCCGGGCGGGCGGCATGATGATATCGGGCGGCAACAACGTCTATCCCGCCGAGGTCGAGAGCGCGCTCAAAACCTGCCGCGGCGTCGAAGATGCCGTCGTCTTCGGGCGGCCGGATCCCTATTACGGCCAAAGCATCGTTGCCGTCGTCTCGGGGGAGGCGATGGATGCGAAAATGCTTGCCGAGCATTGCGCAGGCAGGCTTGCAAGGTTCAAGATCCCCAGGCAATTCTACCATATCGGCGCCTGGCCGATGACGAGCAGCGGCAAGATCGCGCGCGGGCAGGTAGAGGCATCGGTGATTTCGGGAGACGGTCTTGTCCTACGCCTATCAGCCTGA
- a CDS encoding cupin domain-containing protein, with amino-acid sequence MLRKIISAAAFALVLAAGTHADAAGGKAKVTLVFDQKLPNVPGKSMKAVLVEYEPGGQSPGHTHPKSAFIYATVLEGAITSKVNDGPEKTYKAGESFPEFPGDHHAVSKNASKTKPARLLAVFVLNTDETDLTTDDK; translated from the coding sequence ATGCTCAGGAAAATAATCTCGGCGGCGGCCTTTGCGCTTGTCCTTGCCGCCGGCACTCACGCTGACGCCGCTGGCGGCAAAGCCAAGGTGACCCTCGTCTTTGACCAGAAGCTGCCCAATGTTCCCGGCAAGAGCATGAAGGCCGTGCTGGTGGAATATGAACCGGGGGGCCAGTCGCCCGGCCATACGCACCCGAAGTCGGCCTTCATCTACGCCACCGTTCTCGAAGGGGCGATCACTAGCAAGGTGAATGACGGGCCGGAGAAGACCTACAAGGCCGGCGAGAGCTTTCCCGAATTTCCCGGCGATCATCACGCCGTCAGCAAGAATGCCAGCAAGACAAAACCGGCGCGCCTGCTTGCGGTGTTCGTGCTCAATACCGACGAGACGGACCTGACGACAGACGACAAGTAA
- a CDS encoding cystathionine gamma-synthase family protein, which yields MTAPHPSKTHIGNHALHPETQMLNYGYDPELSEGAVKPPVFLTSTFVFNSAEDGRDFFDYVSGRREPPAGKGAGLVYSRFNHPNSEIVEDRLAVYERTESGALFSSGMAAIATTLFAFVRPGDAILHSQPLYGGTETLLAKTFLNFGVAAVGFADGVSEASVQKAADEAAGKGRVSVILIETPANPTNSLVDVAMIRRVADAIGATQGHVPVVVCDNTLLGPVFQRPIEHGADISLYSLTKYVGGHSDLIAGAVLGRKAVIKQVKALRGAIGTQLDPHSCWMLGRSLETLQLRMERANSNARAVADFLRDHPKVETVHYLPYHDPDSPSGRTFAAQCTGAGSTFSFDIRGGQPASFKFLNALQVFKLAVSLGGTESLASHPAAMTHSGVPADVRERIGVLESTIRLSIGIEHPDDLIADLELALQAV from the coding sequence ATGACCGCCCCGCATCCTTCCAAAACCCATATCGGCAATCATGCCCTGCATCCCGAAACGCAGATGCTGAACTACGGCTACGATCCCGAACTTTCGGAAGGGGCGGTCAAGCCGCCGGTGTTTCTGACCTCCACCTTCGTCTTCAATTCCGCCGAGGATGGCCGCGATTTCTTCGATTATGTCTCCGGCCGTCGCGAGCCGCCGGCCGGCAAGGGCGCCGGCCTCGTCTATTCGCGCTTCAATCATCCGAACAGCGAGATCGTGGAGGACAGGCTCGCCGTTTACGAGCGGACGGAAAGCGGTGCGCTCTTCTCTTCCGGCATGGCGGCGATCGCCACCACTCTATTCGCCTTCGTCCGGCCGGGGGATGCGATCCTGCATTCGCAGCCGCTCTATGGCGGCACGGAAACCTTACTGGCGAAAACCTTCCTCAATTTCGGCGTCGCGGCGGTCGGCTTTGCCGATGGCGTCAGCGAGGCATCGGTGCAGAAGGCGGCGGATGAGGCAGCCGGCAAGGGTCGCGTGTCCGTGATCCTGATCGAGACGCCCGCCAACCCGACCAACAGTCTGGTGGACGTTGCGATGATCCGGCGCGTGGCCGATGCAATCGGCGCAACGCAGGGGCATGTACCGGTCGTCGTCTGCGACAATACCCTGCTCGGGCCGGTCTTCCAGCGGCCGATCGAGCATGGCGCCGATATCTCGCTCTATTCGCTGACCAAATATGTCGGAGGCCATTCCGATCTGATCGCCGGCGCAGTCCTCGGGCGCAAGGCTGTCATCAAACAGGTCAAGGCGCTGCGCGGCGCGATCGGTACGCAGCTCGATCCGCATTCCTGCTGGATGCTCGGCCGGTCGCTCGAAACGCTGCAGCTACGCATGGAGCGGGCGAACAGCAATGCGCGAGCGGTGGCCGATTTTCTGCGGGATCATCCGAAGGTCGAGACGGTTCATTATCTCCCCTACCACGATCCGGATTCGCCGTCGGGCCGCACCTTCGCCGCGCAATGCACCGGCGCCGGCTCGACCTTCTCCTTCGATATCCGCGGTGGCCAGCCGGCCTCCTTCAAATTCCTGAACGCGCTGCAGGTCTTTAAGCTCGCCGTCAGCCTCGGTGGCACGGAATCGCTCGCAAGCCACCCCGCCGCCATGACGCATTCCGGCGTGCCTGCCGATGTCAGGGAGCGCATCGGCGTGCTGGAATCGACAATCCGGCTGTCGATCGGCATCGAGCATCCGGATGATCTGATCGCCGACCTGGAACTGGCGCTGCAGGCCGTTTGA
- a CDS encoding thiolase family protein — translation MSYAYQPDEDWQPVVVAAYRTPIGRAFGSLSTVAAEDLLTPIIRRIVAETGVAPDAIDDVLVGNAAGGGGNIGRLAALHAGLPMAVPGVAIDRQCGSGLEAIIMAARLIQAKAGSCFLAGGVESVSTAPWRVERPKTNGAVPRFYGRARFSPEAIGDPEMGIAAENVARKFDISRRLQDEFALRSHRLAVAAAEAGRFRPEIVEIATAGGPVTRDECPRPTTSLEALAKLKPVFLADGSVTAGNACPVNDGACLVLVMSRGMAKSLGIEKGIAFIDSAAAGVDPNLLGIGPVASTDKLLQRQPHLSLSAIDAIEFNEAFAAQVLASLDQLDLSADTVNKEGGAIALGHPFGASGAILVTRLYGQLIRRDGWAPGTTGLAMIGIGGGIGLTALFEAVRLF, via the coding sequence TTGTCCTACGCCTATCAGCCTGACGAGGATTGGCAGCCGGTCGTGGTCGCCGCCTACCGCACGCCGATCGGCCGGGCCTTCGGCTCGCTGTCGACGGTTGCAGCCGAAGACCTGCTTACCCCCATCATCCGCCGGATCGTCGCAGAAACAGGCGTTGCGCCTGATGCCATCGACGACGTGCTGGTCGGCAATGCCGCCGGCGGCGGCGGCAATATCGGCCGGCTGGCCGCCCTCCATGCCGGCCTGCCCATGGCCGTTCCCGGTGTTGCGATCGACCGGCAATGCGGTTCCGGCCTCGAAGCGATCATCATGGCCGCCCGGCTGATCCAGGCGAAGGCCGGTTCGTGTTTCCTTGCCGGTGGCGTCGAAAGCGTCAGCACTGCGCCGTGGCGCGTGGAACGACCGAAGACGAATGGCGCAGTGCCGCGCTTTTACGGGCGGGCGCGGTTTTCACCTGAGGCGATCGGCGATCCCGAGATGGGCATCGCCGCCGAAAATGTTGCGCGCAAATTTGACATCTCGCGCCGGCTTCAGGATGAGTTCGCCCTACGCAGTCACCGGCTCGCCGTCGCAGCAGCCGAAGCAGGCCGCTTCCGGCCGGAGATCGTCGAGATCGCCACCGCCGGCGGCCCCGTAACGCGAGACGAATGTCCGCGCCCGACGACCTCGCTCGAGGCGCTCGCAAAGCTGAAACCCGTTTTCCTGGCGGATGGCTCGGTGACGGCAGGCAATGCTTGCCCTGTGAACGACGGCGCCTGCCTGGTGCTCGTCATGAGCCGCGGCATGGCGAAGAGCCTCGGCATCGAAAAAGGCATCGCCTTCATCGACAGCGCCGCCGCCGGCGTCGACCCCAACCTGCTCGGCATCGGCCCGGTCGCCTCGACGGACAAGCTTCTGCAGCGCCAGCCTCACCTGTCCCTTTCCGCAATCGACGCCATCGAATTCAACGAGGCTTTCGCGGCCCAGGTTCTGGCGTCGCTCGATCAGCTGGATCTATCAGCCGACACGGTCAACAAAGAGGGCGGCGCCATCGCTCTTGGCCATCCCTTCGGCGCATCCGGCGCGATCCTGGTCACCCGGCTCTACGGCCAGCTGATCCGCAGGGACGGCTGGGCACCAGGCACAACCGGCCTCGCCATGATCGGCATCGGCGGCGGCATCGGGCTCACGGCGCTTTTCGAGGCTGTCCGCCTCTTCTGA
- a CDS encoding cupin domain-containing protein: protein MNVVGGIGRTVSWMDTSYTIHVGRFESGGIVGVFEGTVPAGGGPPVHIHHNEDEVIHVIEGDYEFWLNGAIVPVAAGRSIFLPRGVPHTFRVASASPGRNLTILTPGGMEEFFIEAAAHAPRLPEHMDRLLQLAERYGIEFRGPPDWDAARAS, encoded by the coding sequence ATGAATGTCGTTGGGGGCATCGGGCGGACCGTAAGCTGGATGGACACTTCCTACACCATACACGTGGGGCGATTTGAGAGCGGCGGAATTGTCGGAGTTTTTGAAGGCACCGTGCCTGCCGGCGGCGGGCCGCCCGTCCACATTCATCACAACGAGGACGAAGTGATCCATGTGATCGAAGGCGACTATGAGTTCTGGCTGAACGGCGCGATCGTCCCGGTCGCCGCGGGAAGATCGATCTTCCTGCCGCGTGGCGTGCCGCACACATTTCGAGTGGCAAGCGCTTCTCCCGGACGCAACCTCACCATTCTGACGCCGGGTGGCATGGAAGAATTCTTCATCGAGGCAGCTGCGCACGCTCCTCGTCTGCCGGAGCATATGGATCGGTTGCTCCAGCTTGCGGAACGTTATGGGATCGAATTTCGCGGGCCGCCGGATTGGGACGCCGCCCGGGCGTCCTAA